In one Alosa alosa isolate M-15738 ecotype Scorff River chromosome 14, AALO_Geno_1.1, whole genome shotgun sequence genomic region, the following are encoded:
- the LOC125307715 gene encoding uncharacterized protein LOC125307715: MLLEHTGMRRRGGVPARHSEGRSQLLPLPPPHHGGGGRGGQHSTRLYPTLHGLDPAAPPAMVEASGSAVDISDTIELGGSFIAHYPAIGGLFEPMNSTPPGGYQQPTGRGPCYQQSTADAQASMGLPTGPGLYTSYVTHYQQPAQPQQGHYQPLATATAPTPTPSMLLPAPPATNPQYLPPEQANQAPANDDATAVAALKRL; the protein is encoded by the coding sequence ATGTTGCTAGAACACACTGGAATGAGGCGAAGAGGAGGAGTCCCAGCGCGCCACTCTGAGGGGAGGAGCCAACTCCtcccactaccaccgccccatcatgggggaggggggcgtgGAGGGCAGCACAGCACCCGCCTCTATCCGACACTGCACGGCTTGGACCCAGCAGCGCCACCTGCCATGGTGGAGGCTTCTGGAAGTGCAGTGGACATCTCGGACACTATTGAGCTGGGAGGCAGTTTCATCGCACACTATCCGGCTATTGGAGGTCTGTTTGAGCCAATGAACAGCACCCCACCTGGCGGGTACCAACAGCCAACAGGGAGAGGCCCCTGTTACCAACAATCTACAGCTGATGCTCAAGCCAGCATGGGCCTACCAACAGGCCCTGGCCTCTACACTTCATATGTGACCCACTACCAACAACCTGCTCAACCCCAGCAGGGCCATTACCAGCCACTGGCCACTGCTACAGCACCCACTCCAACACCATCCATGCTGTTACCAGCGCCACCTGCAACCAATCCCCAATACCTGCCACCCGAACAAGCCAACCAAGCACCAGCGAATGATGACGCAACTGCTGTTGCTGCTCTCAAGAGACTATGA